The following proteins come from a genomic window of Blastococcus sp. HT6-30:
- a CDS encoding ABC transporter ATP-binding protein has product MSGAAVRATGLRKTYGSGETAVHALAGVDVSFARGEFTAIMGPSGSGKSTLMHCLAGLDAATAGQVWLGDTELTSLHDDELTALRRSRIGFVFQAFNLLPVLPARENIVLPMQLAGQRPDPVWFDDVVARLGLRERLGHRPHELSGGQQQRVAIARALLPRPDVVFADEPTGNLDSRSGAEVLGLLRSSVKETGQTVVMVTHDPSAAAYADRVVLLADGRLAGELLHPTAESVLDALRGLGA; this is encoded by the coding sequence CTGTCCGGCGCAGCCGTCCGCGCCACCGGCCTGCGCAAGACCTACGGCAGCGGGGAGACCGCCGTCCACGCGCTCGCCGGCGTCGACGTCTCGTTCGCCCGCGGCGAGTTCACCGCGATCATGGGCCCGTCCGGTTCGGGCAAGTCCACGCTCATGCACTGCCTGGCGGGGCTGGACGCCGCCACCGCCGGGCAGGTCTGGCTCGGCGACACCGAGCTGACCAGCCTGCACGACGACGAGCTGACCGCGCTGCGCCGCTCGCGGATCGGCTTCGTCTTCCAGGCGTTCAACCTGCTGCCGGTGCTGCCCGCCCGCGAGAACATCGTGCTGCCGATGCAGCTGGCCGGCCAGCGCCCCGACCCGGTGTGGTTCGACGACGTCGTCGCCCGGCTCGGCCTGCGGGAACGGCTCGGGCACCGGCCGCACGAGCTCTCCGGCGGCCAGCAGCAGCGGGTGGCGATCGCCCGCGCCCTGCTCCCCCGTCCCGACGTCGTCTTCGCCGACGAGCCGACGGGCAACCTCGACTCCCGCAGCGGCGCGGAGGTGCTCGGCCTGCTCCGCTCCAGCGTCAAGGAGACCGGGCAGACCGTCGTCATGGTCACCCACGACCCGTCCGCCGCCGCCTACGCCGACCGCGTGGTGCTCCTGGCCGACGGGCGGCTGGCCGGCGAGCTGCTGCACCCCACCGCCGAGTCGGTGCTCGACGCGCTGCGCGGACTGGGTGCCTGA
- a CDS encoding sensor histidine kinase, translating to MDGSAPGERLVAELRERPFLVDLALATAIGMVTVVLPAGSYWPDEGASFVVGVLLVVPLAWRRRAPVPAAAAVVAAGLLELVVSSQFLAANYAALVMVYSLAAYAPRWAGRAGLVAGLVGAVLAAARYFGADTSDSTLITAGAIGVSVVAAWALGDLRRARALRMAGLEERARLLELERDQEMRLAATAERARIAREMHDVVAHSLSVVIAQADGGRYAGRADPQSATDALDAIAATGRQALTDMRALLGVLRDGGGEEYAPQPDVDAIPTLVEDVRASGLDVDLIVEGTPQPLPAGPQLAAYRIVQESLTNVLKHAGPAGRAWVRLQWRPDALELSVLDDGRGASAAVAGSDGSGQGLRGMRERAQLHGGRLEAGPRHGGGFGVHAALPYRPAR from the coding sequence ATGGACGGGTCTGCCCCCGGAGAGCGCCTGGTGGCGGAGCTGCGCGAGCGGCCGTTCCTGGTCGACCTGGCGCTCGCGACGGCGATCGGCATGGTCACGGTCGTGTTGCCCGCCGGGTCGTACTGGCCGGACGAGGGTGCGTCCTTCGTCGTCGGGGTGCTGCTGGTCGTGCCGCTGGCGTGGCGGCGTCGGGCGCCGGTTCCCGCCGCGGCAGCGGTGGTCGCGGCCGGGCTGCTGGAGCTGGTCGTCTCCTCGCAGTTCTTGGCCGCCAACTACGCGGCGCTGGTGATGGTCTACTCGCTGGCCGCCTACGCCCCGCGCTGGGCCGGCCGGGCCGGCCTGGTCGCCGGCCTGGTGGGCGCGGTCCTGGCCGCCGCCCGCTACTTCGGCGCCGACACGTCCGACAGCACGCTCATCACTGCTGGTGCCATCGGGGTCTCCGTGGTGGCCGCGTGGGCCCTGGGGGATCTGCGCCGGGCGCGGGCGCTCCGCATGGCCGGCCTGGAGGAGCGCGCCCGGCTGCTGGAGCTGGAGCGCGACCAGGAGATGCGGCTGGCGGCCACCGCGGAGCGGGCCCGGATCGCCCGCGAGATGCACGACGTCGTGGCGCACTCGCTGTCGGTGGTCATCGCACAGGCCGACGGCGGCCGCTACGCCGGCAGGGCCGATCCGCAGTCCGCCACCGACGCCCTCGATGCGATCGCCGCCACCGGCCGCCAGGCGCTCACCGACATGCGCGCCCTGCTCGGCGTCCTCCGGGACGGCGGCGGGGAGGAGTACGCCCCGCAGCCCGACGTCGACGCGATCCCCACCCTGGTCGAGGACGTGCGCGCCAGCGGGCTGGACGTCGACCTGATCGTCGAGGGCACCCCGCAGCCCCTGCCGGCCGGCCCGCAGCTGGCGGCCTACCGGATCGTCCAGGAGTCGCTCACCAACGTGCTCAAGCACGCGGGTCCGGCCGGGCGGGCCTGGGTGCGCCTGCAGTGGCGGCCCGACGCGCTGGAGCTTTCGGTGCTCGACGACGGCCGCGGGGCTTCGGCGGCCGTCGCCGGCTCCGACGGCAGCGGCCAAGGGCTGCGCGGCATGCGGGAGCGGGCCCAGCTGCACGGCGGGCGGCTCGAGGCCGGCCCGCGACACGGCGGAGGGTTCGGCGTGCACGCGGCACTGCCCTACCGTCCGGCTCGATGA
- a CDS encoding GerMN domain-containing protein, with protein MRRLRRLGAAGRLGLVLVVTAACGVPTGEGPSTIAPSDVPYGLAAPDPAPTAAPSSVPGDGGWAYLVGADEALVPRARESGTGPTEERLEELLAALSAGPTEEERAQGLSTALPTGMTLSVAGIDGATATIDLAGAAALSSSRRAVAQIVLTATSLPGVQAVLLTSRGEPVEAPLPSGALTDAPLLPADYAVFLTPPPPAASPSDPATAVPQPVPTEPRSSPGAPPPTVASPFVADTRPDTAAASPGAAVTVTDVRVGRHEGFDRVTLEVDGAGLPGWDARYVPEARSAGSGAPVDVAGEAVLRLVLTGVGLPGDTGIPPYAGPDPVVAGHPAVREVVLDAVFEGQMASFVGAAAERPFRVYRLQGPDRVVVEVLHQG; from the coding sequence GTGAGGCGCCTGCGCCGGCTGGGTGCCGCCGGCAGGCTGGGACTGGTCCTCGTGGTGACGGCGGCGTGCGGGGTCCCCACCGGGGAGGGCCCCTCCACGATCGCGCCGTCCGACGTCCCGTACGGGCTCGCCGCACCGGATCCCGCGCCGACGGCCGCGCCGTCGTCCGTCCCCGGCGACGGTGGCTGGGCCTACCTCGTCGGCGCCGACGAGGCGCTCGTGCCCAGGGCCCGGGAGAGCGGCACGGGACCTACCGAGGAGCGGCTGGAGGAATTGCTGGCGGCGCTCTCCGCCGGGCCGACCGAGGAGGAGCGGGCCCAGGGGCTGTCCACCGCCCTGCCCACGGGGATGACGCTGTCGGTGGCCGGCATCGACGGCGCCACGGCGACGATCGACCTCGCCGGTGCCGCGGCCCTGTCGTCCAGCCGCCGGGCCGTGGCGCAGATCGTGCTCACCGCGACGAGCCTGCCGGGGGTGCAGGCGGTCCTGCTGACCAGCCGTGGCGAGCCGGTGGAGGCGCCGCTCCCCTCCGGCGCGCTCACCGACGCGCCGTTGCTCCCGGCCGACTACGCCGTCTTCCTCACCCCACCGCCGCCCGCGGCGTCCCCGTCGGACCCCGCCACCGCCGTGCCGCAGCCCGTCCCGACCGAGCCCCGGTCGTCGCCCGGCGCGCCGCCGCCGACCGTGGCGTCGCCCTTCGTCGCCGACACCCGGCCCGACACGGCTGCGGCGTCACCCGGGGCTGCCGTCACCGTGACCGACGTCCGCGTCGGCCGCCACGAGGGCTTCGACCGGGTCACCCTCGAGGTGGACGGCGCGGGGCTGCCCGGCTGGGACGCCCGCTACGTGCCCGAGGCGCGGTCGGCGGGCAGTGGCGCCCCGGTGGACGTGGCGGGGGAGGCGGTCCTCCGGCTCGTGCTCACCGGGGTGGGCCTGCCCGGGGACACCGGGATCCCCCCGTACGCGGGGCCCGATCCGGTGGTCGCGGGGCACCCGGCGGTGCGCGAGGTCGTGCTGGACGCGGTCTTCGAGGGGCAGATGGCATCGTTCGTCGGCGCCGCGGCCGAGCGCCCGTTCCGGGTGTACCGGCTGCAGGGCCCGGACCGGGTCGTGGTCGAGGTGCTCCACCAGGGCTGA
- a CDS encoding FtsX-like permease family protein, producing MRGVTLATARAHAARLIASTLAIVIAVGFVVATLVLNETSRATVLEAVGAPYVGTDAVVVSEDASGLDDELDRIAALDGVAAVDATWETGVQALLPGRTGAQYLLAESVAGAPVLRWQALAEGELPDAAGEIAVSERTGAAVGDTIDLTYFAPDGAERNATATVTGVVDLGGDPTAGSYGRIWGTTDQLRGWGAVDPSELRVAGADGVPAAEVAQQVGAALADRQVVVRTGTEQAEQAAAQLTGDTMALTAVLLVFATVAVLVAGLVIANTFAVLLAQRTRELALLRCVGATARQVRRSVLGEAVLTGLAASVIGVLAGIGLAAGVSAIAEAADSPVPLSDLSVPLVAVVAGLAVGTLTTLLAALAPARGATTVAPLAALRPTDPAPLRSRGGVLRLVLGLLLVVPGVLLMGLGVYLADVLIALPGGALSFLGVVLLAQRALPPVVGAVGRLAARLGGVPGRLAAGNATRNPRRTAATATALLIGVTLTTAMVVGAASTRATAQAGLAAQYPTDVIVSGGEPMPPSLPGRLAAVDGVVAASALTAATVIGPDGEETGVAGMDAATAAKVMHSTGDVPIPAAGEVVLPWWAECSWEVPVGEQVTFTSGGRTATATALYGDVERPTLPAAELARLAPDAAVDTVWLRLADGADQADVIDEVTDVAGAAMPFAFVTGLASERAAIDSVLDVLLLVVTGLLGVAVVIALIGVGNTLALSVVERRQENGLLRALGLTRGQLRRLLAWEAALVAGVAAVLGVVLGSAYGLIGVASVLGSYGELVLSMPWLQVAAIVAVATAAGLVASVLPARRAARTAPVAAIAG from the coding sequence ATGCGCGGCGTCACCCTCGCCACCGCCCGGGCGCACGCCGCGAGGCTGATCGCCTCCACCCTCGCGATCGTCATCGCCGTCGGCTTCGTCGTGGCCACCCTGGTGCTCAACGAGACCTCCCGCGCCACCGTGCTGGAGGCCGTGGGCGCCCCCTACGTCGGCACGGACGCGGTGGTCGTCTCCGAGGACGCCTCCGGCCTCGACGACGAGCTGGACCGCATCGCCGCCCTGGACGGCGTCGCCGCCGTCGACGCCACCTGGGAGACCGGTGTCCAGGCCTTGCTGCCCGGGCGGACGGGCGCGCAGTACCTGCTCGCCGAGTCGGTCGCCGGCGCGCCCGTCCTGCGCTGGCAGGCGTTGGCGGAGGGCGAGCTGCCCGACGCGGCCGGCGAGATCGCCGTGAGCGAGCGCACCGGCGCCGCCGTCGGCGACACGATCGACCTCACGTACTTCGCGCCGGACGGCGCCGAGCGGAACGCCACCGCCACGGTCACCGGTGTGGTGGACCTGGGCGGCGACCCCACGGCCGGCAGCTACGGCCGCATCTGGGGCACGACCGACCAGCTGCGCGGCTGGGGTGCGGTGGACCCGTCCGAACTGCGGGTGGCCGGAGCCGACGGCGTTCCGGCCGCGGAGGTGGCGCAGCAGGTCGGCGCCGCCCTCGCCGACCGGCAGGTCGTGGTGCGCACCGGCACCGAGCAGGCCGAGCAGGCCGCCGCCCAGCTCACCGGTGACACGATGGCCCTCACCGCGGTGCTCCTGGTCTTCGCCACGGTCGCGGTGCTGGTCGCGGGCCTGGTCATCGCCAACACGTTCGCCGTCCTGCTGGCCCAGCGCACCCGCGAGCTCGCGCTGCTGCGCTGCGTGGGCGCCACCGCGCGCCAGGTACGCCGCAGCGTCCTCGGCGAGGCGGTGCTGACCGGGCTGGCCGCCTCGGTCATCGGGGTCCTCGCCGGCATCGGCCTGGCCGCCGGGGTGTCGGCGATCGCCGAGGCCGCCGACTCCCCCGTCCCCCTCTCGGACCTCTCCGTGCCGCTGGTCGCGGTGGTCGCCGGTCTCGCCGTCGGCACTCTCACCACGCTGCTCGCCGCCCTCGCGCCCGCCCGTGGCGCCACGACGGTCGCGCCGCTGGCCGCGCTCCGGCCGACCGACCCGGCGCCGCTGCGGTCGCGGGGCGGCGTGCTGCGCCTGGTGCTCGGGCTGCTCCTGGTCGTCCCGGGGGTGCTGCTCATGGGGCTCGGGGTGTATCTCGCCGACGTCCTCATCGCGCTGCCGGGCGGGGCGCTGAGCTTCCTCGGCGTCGTCCTGCTCGCCCAGCGGGCCCTGCCGCCGGTCGTGGGGGCCGTCGGCCGGCTGGCCGCCCGGCTGGGCGGCGTGCCGGGCCGGCTCGCCGCCGGCAACGCCACCCGCAACCCGCGGCGGACGGCGGCCACGGCGACCGCGCTGCTCATCGGCGTCACGCTGACCACCGCCATGGTCGTCGGCGCGGCGTCCACGCGGGCCACCGCGCAGGCCGGCCTGGCCGCGCAGTACCCCACCGACGTGATCGTCTCCGGCGGCGAGCCGATGCCGCCGTCGCTGCCGGGTCGGCTGGCCGCGGTCGACGGCGTGGTCGCTGCGTCGGCTCTCACCGCCGCGACGGTGATCGGGCCCGACGGCGAGGAGACCGGCGTCGCGGGGATGGACGCCGCCACCGCGGCGAAGGTGATGCACTCGACCGGCGACGTGCCGATCCCCGCCGCGGGCGAGGTCGTGCTGCCGTGGTGGGCGGAGTGCAGCTGGGAGGTCCCGGTCGGCGAGCAGGTCACCTTCACCTCCGGCGGCCGGACGGCGACGGCCACCGCGCTGTACGGCGACGTGGAGCGGCCCACGCTGCCCGCCGCGGAGCTGGCCCGGCTCGCGCCGGACGCCGCCGTCGACACCGTCTGGCTGCGGCTGGCCGACGGCGCCGACCAGGCCGACGTGATCGACGAGGTCACCGACGTGGCGGGCGCGGCCATGCCGTTCGCCTTCGTCACCGGCCTGGCCAGCGAGCGCGCCGCGATCGACTCGGTGCTCGACGTGCTGCTGCTCGTCGTCACCGGCCTGCTGGGGGTGGCGGTGGTCATCGCGCTGATCGGCGTCGGCAACACCCTGGCCCTGTCGGTGGTGGAGCGGCGCCAGGAGAACGGGCTGCTGCGGGCGCTCGGGCTGACCCGGGGTCAGCTGCGGCGGCTGCTGGCCTGGGAGGCCGCGCTGGTGGCCGGGGTGGCCGCGGTGCTCGGGGTGGTGCTGGGCAGCGCCTACGGGCTGATCGGGGTCGCCTCGGTGCTCGGCTCGTACGGCGAGCTGGTGCTGAGCATGCCCTGGCTGCAGGTGGCCGCGATCGTCGCGGTGGCCACGGCGGCGGGGCTGGTTGCCTCGGTGCTGCCGGCCCGCCGAGCGGCCCGCACGGCCCCCGTGGCCGCCATCGCCGGCTGA
- a CDS encoding response regulator transcription factor, producing MSAIRVVLVDDQQMVRAGFRMVIDSQPDLTVVGEAGDGAAAVELLGGTSADVVLMDIRMPGTDGIEATRQVTALPDPPRVVVLTTFDLDEYVVAAIGAGASGFLLKDAAPEDMLAAVRTVHAGDSVIAASSTRRLLQHVAPLLRGGAPVVPAGQADPGLAALTQREREVLEQMAYGATNSEIAAHFFVSEATVKTHVGRVLAKTGSRDRVQAVVLAYRTGLVAPADLLRNA from the coding sequence ATGAGCGCGATCCGGGTGGTCCTCGTGGACGACCAGCAGATGGTCCGCGCGGGCTTCCGCATGGTGATCGACTCCCAGCCCGACCTCACCGTGGTGGGGGAGGCCGGCGACGGCGCGGCCGCGGTCGAGCTGCTGGGCGGCACCTCCGCCGACGTCGTCCTCATGGACATCCGCATGCCCGGCACCGACGGGATCGAGGCCACCCGGCAGGTCACCGCGCTCCCGGATCCGCCCCGGGTCGTCGTCCTGACGACGTTCGACCTCGACGAGTACGTGGTGGCCGCGATCGGCGCCGGGGCCAGCGGCTTCCTGCTCAAGGACGCCGCGCCCGAGGACATGCTCGCCGCCGTCCGCACGGTGCACGCGGGCGACTCAGTGATCGCGGCCAGCTCCACCCGCCGGTTGCTGCAGCACGTCGCCCCGCTGCTGCGCGGCGGAGCGCCGGTCGTGCCGGCCGGCCAGGCCGATCCGGGCCTGGCCGCGCTCACCCAGCGCGAGCGCGAGGTGCTGGAGCAGATGGCGTACGGCGCGACCAACAGCGAAATCGCCGCGCACTTCTTCGTCAGCGAGGCGACGGTGAAGACGCACGTCGGCCGGGTGCTGGCCAAGACCGGCTCGCGGGACCGGGTCCAGGCCGTCGTCCTGGCCTACCGCACCGGCCTGGTCGCCCCTGCGGACCTGCTCCGCAACGCGTAG
- a CDS encoding response regulator transcription factor has translation MSLRILIVEDDDSIRTALRWALEDEGYDVAEAACGEDAVRMVGIAAPDMMIVDLMLGSMDGFAVIREVRRAHDLPVVVVSARADTQDIVEALEVGADDYVTKPFQIKEITARLRALRRRTAAAPAGSPADGTRAGVVLDHDPAAPLVLREASGTVYRGTELVPLTLTEYRVLCELAGAPGRVFSRQALLERVWEHGFFGDERIVDVHVRRLRTKVERDPGSPRLVVTVRGLGYRLDPQ, from the coding sequence GTGTCGCTGCGGATCCTGATCGTGGAGGACGACGACTCCATCCGGACTGCGTTGCGGTGGGCCCTGGAGGACGAGGGGTACGACGTGGCCGAGGCCGCCTGCGGGGAGGACGCCGTCCGCATGGTGGGCATCGCCGCGCCCGACATGATGATCGTCGACCTGATGCTCGGGTCGATGGACGGCTTCGCCGTCATCCGGGAGGTGCGCCGCGCACACGACCTCCCGGTCGTCGTCGTCAGTGCCCGCGCGGACACCCAGGACATCGTCGAGGCGCTCGAGGTGGGCGCCGACGACTACGTGACCAAGCCTTTCCAGATCAAGGAGATCACCGCCCGGCTGCGGGCCCTGCGCCGCCGTACCGCCGCTGCCCCGGCAGGCTCCCCGGCCGACGGCACCCGGGCGGGCGTCGTCCTCGACCACGACCCCGCGGCCCCGCTGGTGCTCCGGGAGGCCAGCGGCACCGTCTACCGCGGGACCGAGCTGGTCCCCCTGACGCTGACCGAGTACCGGGTGCTGTGCGAGCTGGCCGGCGCCCCGGGGCGGGTCTTCAGCCGGCAGGCGCTGCTCGAGCGGGTGTGGGAGCACGGGTTCTTCGGGGACGAGCGGATCGTCGACGTGCACGTGCGGCGGCTGCGGACGAAGGTCGAGCGCGATCCGGGCAGCCCCCGGCTGGTGGTCACCGTCCGGGGGCTCGGCTACCGCCTGGATCCGCAGTGA
- a CDS encoding HAMP domain-containing sensor histidine kinase produces the protein MSRIPGRRGLRRRIVLGFAASTLLVSAVLVTTTWLLARSFVVEQREQALTQQAFADAEVLRNRLSGAGADVGRVLGELVPFGDAEVVVRRGEDWYSSSLEVSGRDVPTALQEVVATGAAGAVRVDTADGPRLVVAVPVVSAGVEFYEVAPLDDLETLLRTLAVVLAAGAGVATVAGAGFGAWASRRAVHPLEQVAGAATRIAGGELSTRLPATDDPDLVGIVAAFNSMVDALAARITRDARFVGDVSHELRSPLTSLTTSVEVLATRRQELPPRAQQALALVEDQVTRLRITLDDLLELAWLDGAGHVPDAVPVSLTALVREVLEETGRPVALLEAGPEPETTVLGDKARLERAVRNLLDNADRYGGGPDRVGVRRCEGSVVVTVDDTGPGVAPLDRERIFERFARAPGSARRSVPGAGLGLAIVAETTAQHGGAAWCAASPSGGARFVLSLPAAST, from the coding sequence GTGAGCCGGATCCCGGGGCGACGGGGGCTGCGGCGCCGCATCGTGCTGGGCTTCGCGGCCAGCACGCTGCTGGTCTCGGCCGTGCTCGTGACCACGACCTGGCTGCTGGCCCGCAGCTTCGTCGTGGAGCAGCGCGAGCAGGCGCTCACGCAGCAGGCGTTCGCCGACGCCGAGGTGCTGCGCAACCGGCTGTCCGGCGCCGGCGCCGACGTCGGGCGGGTGCTGGGCGAGCTCGTCCCGTTCGGCGATGCGGAGGTCGTCGTCCGGCGCGGCGAGGACTGGTACTCCTCGAGCCTGGAGGTGAGTGGCCGGGACGTGCCGACGGCCCTCCAGGAGGTGGTGGCCACCGGCGCGGCGGGCGCGGTGCGGGTCGACACGGCGGACGGCCCGCGGCTCGTCGTCGCCGTCCCCGTGGTCAGCGCGGGGGTGGAGTTCTACGAGGTCGCGCCGCTGGACGACCTGGAGACGCTGCTGCGGACGCTGGCGGTCGTGCTCGCCGCCGGCGCGGGCGTGGCGACCGTCGCCGGTGCCGGTTTCGGGGCGTGGGCCAGCCGGCGCGCCGTCCACCCGCTGGAGCAGGTCGCCGGCGCCGCGACGAGGATCGCCGGAGGCGAGCTCTCCACCCGGCTCCCGGCGACCGACGACCCCGACCTGGTGGGCATCGTCGCCGCCTTCAACAGCATGGTCGACGCCCTCGCAGCGCGGATCACGCGGGACGCCCGGTTCGTCGGCGACGTCAGCCACGAGCTCCGCAGCCCCCTGACCAGCCTCACCACCAGCGTCGAGGTGCTGGCCACCCGGCGGCAGGAGCTGCCGCCACGGGCCCAGCAGGCCCTCGCCCTGGTGGAGGACCAGGTCACGCGCCTGCGCATCACCCTCGACGACCTGCTGGAGCTGGCGTGGCTCGACGGCGCCGGCCACGTGCCCGACGCCGTCCCGGTGTCCCTGACGGCGCTCGTGCGGGAGGTGCTCGAGGAAACCGGCCGGCCCGTGGCCCTGCTGGAGGCCGGGCCCGAACCCGAGACCACCGTGCTCGGCGACAAGGCGCGCCTGGAGCGGGCCGTGCGCAACCTCCTGGACAACGCCGACCGCTACGGGGGAGGGCCGGACCGGGTGGGGGTCCGGCGCTGCGAGGGCTCGGTCGTGGTGACGGTGGACGACACCGGTCCGGGGGTGGCGCCCCTGGATCGGGAGCGGATCTTCGAGCGCTTCGCCCGGGCGCCCGGCTCGGCGCGACGCTCGGTGCCCGGAGCCGGGCTGGGGCTGGCCATCGTGGCCGAGACCACCGCGCAGCACGGCGGCGCGGCGTGGTGCGCCGCGAGTCCGAGCGGGGGCGCCCGTTTCGTCCTCTCGCTGCCGGCGGCGTCGACGTGA
- a CDS encoding MBL fold metallo-hydrolase has protein sequence MPSRLARRAALTAAALAGPVGWLTAAAWGLPTALGAHRRRLRPVVSRSAQFSDGKFHNRMPTPALSPANTRDGLLRQWHEERHVGLPGGPIPLASAELPADAAELAVAWFGHASALLEVDGQRILVDPVWGYRVSPSPVFGPTRLHEPPTAIEGLPPVDAVLISHDHYDHLDLPTVRALLATQSAPFVVPLGVGEHLRKWHVPEERIVELDWEETHVLGGLTLTCTEARHFSGRYFHRDTTLWASWAIAGPRHRVFFGGDTGYTPAFAAIGARFGPFDLTLLPIGAYNDAWHAIHMDPEEAMRAHGDLGGRVLLPIHWATFNLAFHRWAEPVQRLLAAAERTGARVVVPQPGERIDVLDPAPLRDWWTAVGSAAPGPHEDAGLGSSVLARTMTRLLSLLPG, from the coding sequence GTGCCGTCCCGCCTCGCTCGTCGCGCCGCCCTGACCGCCGCCGCCCTCGCCGGTCCGGTCGGCTGGCTGACCGCGGCCGCCTGGGGTCTGCCCACCGCGCTGGGCGCGCACCGCCGCCGGTTGCGCCCCGTGGTCTCCCGCTCGGCGCAGTTCTCCGACGGCAAGTTCCACAACCGGATGCCGACGCCGGCGCTCTCCCCCGCGAACACCCGCGACGGGCTGCTCCGGCAGTGGCACGAGGAGCGGCACGTGGGCCTGCCGGGCGGCCCGATCCCGCTGGCCTCCGCCGAACTGCCGGCCGACGCGGCCGAGCTCGCAGTTGCCTGGTTCGGGCACGCCAGCGCGCTGCTCGAGGTCGACGGTCAGCGCATCCTGGTCGACCCGGTGTGGGGCTACCGCGTCTCGCCGTCGCCGGTGTTCGGGCCGACACGCCTGCACGAACCGCCGACGGCGATCGAGGGCCTGCCCCCGGTCGACGCCGTCCTCATCTCCCACGACCACTACGACCACCTCGACCTGCCCACCGTCCGGGCCCTGCTGGCCACCCAGTCGGCGCCCTTCGTCGTCCCCCTGGGCGTCGGCGAGCACCTGCGCAAGTGGCACGTGCCCGAGGAGCGGATCGTCGAGCTGGACTGGGAGGAGACGCACGTCCTCGGTGGGCTGACCCTCACCTGCACCGAGGCGCGACACTTCTCCGGCCGCTACTTCCACCGCGACACCACCCTGTGGGCGTCGTGGGCGATCGCCGGGCCGCGGCACCGGGTCTTCTTCGGCGGTGACACCGGCTACACGCCCGCGTTCGCCGCGATCGGGGCACGGTTCGGCCCGTTCGATCTGACGCTGCTGCCGATCGGGGCGTACAACGACGCCTGGCACGCCATCCACATGGACCCCGAGGAGGCGATGCGCGCGCACGGCGACCTGGGCGGTCGGGTGCTGCTGCCGATCCACTGGGCGACGTTCAACCTGGCCTTCCACCGCTGGGCCGAGCCCGTGCAGCGTCTGCTGGCCGCCGCCGAGCGGACCGGCGCACGGGTCGTCGTACCGCAGCCCGGCGAGCGCATCGACGTCCTCGACCCGGCACCGCTGCGCGACTGGTGGACGGCGGTGGGCTCGGCGGCGCCCGGGCCGCACGAGGACGCCGGGCTCGGCTCGTCGGTGCTGGCGCGGACGATGACCCGGCTGCTGTCCCTGCTGCCGGGCTGA
- a CDS encoding DNA-formamidopyrimidine glycosylase family protein, which produces MPELPEVEALAAFLRENAVGQVLARADLAAVQAIKTFDPPLSSLAGLQITGAARHGKFLDLDVSGLHLVVHLARAGWLHWRTGLPTAPPKPGKGPLALRVHLDDGDGFDLTEQGTRKGLAIYVVRHPGEVPGIARLGPDALETDRDTFARLLAGRSGQLKGALTDQTLIAGIGNAYSDEILHAARLSPFKMADKLTDDELVRLFDAVRATLTGALDRQVGQRAATMKGEKRSGLQVHARTGLPCPVCGDTVREVSFADTSLQYCPTCQTGGKPLADRRMSKLLR; this is translated from the coding sequence GTGCCCGAGTTGCCCGAGGTGGAGGCTCTGGCGGCGTTCCTGCGGGAGAACGCCGTCGGCCAGGTGCTGGCGCGCGCGGACCTGGCCGCGGTCCAGGCGATCAAGACCTTCGACCCGCCGCTGTCGTCCCTGGCCGGGCTGCAGATCACCGGAGCCGCCCGGCACGGCAAGTTCCTCGACCTCGACGTCAGCGGGCTGCACCTCGTCGTCCACCTGGCCCGCGCCGGCTGGCTGCACTGGCGCACCGGCCTGCCCACCGCGCCGCCGAAGCCGGGCAAGGGGCCGCTGGCGCTGCGGGTCCACCTGGATGACGGCGACGGCTTCGACCTCACCGAGCAGGGCACCCGCAAGGGCCTGGCGATCTACGTCGTCCGGCACCCGGGCGAGGTGCCCGGCATCGCGCGGCTGGGTCCCGACGCGCTGGAGACCGACCGTGACACCTTCGCCCGGCTGCTGGCCGGCCGCTCGGGCCAGCTCAAGGGCGCGCTGACCGACCAGACCCTCATCGCCGGCATCGGCAACGCCTACTCGGACGAGATCCTGCACGCGGCGCGGCTCTCGCCGTTCAAGATGGCCGACAAGCTCACCGACGACGAACTGGTCCGCCTCTTCGACGCCGTGCGGGCGACGCTCACCGGCGCCCTCGACCGCCAGGTGGGCCAGCGGGCCGCCACCATGAAGGGCGAGAAGCGCTCGGGGTTGCAGGTCCACGCCCGCACGGGCCTTCCCTGCCCGGTGTGCGGCGACACCGTGCGGGAGGTCAGCTTCGCCGACACCTCGCTGCAGTACTGCCCCACCTGCCAGACCGGCGGGAAGCCGCTGGCCGACCGCCGGATGTCCAAGCTCCTGCGCTGA